The sequence CATAAGCAAGAAAAGCTCCATAAAAAGATGTGACCAATTCAATAGCCATTAAAGGCCCTAATTTAGTTGGGTCCTCTAAATTTATGAGCATAGGAATAAGGCCGACATACGTCCCTACAAGGCCAAGAGATGTTACTTCACTTCCTATCATGTCCAGCATTTCCCACCCTTTCTTATGTCTCTGCTTCATAAAATAAATCTCCGTTTGTAAGGATTCCATGAGCTGATCCTTATCGGCACCATCTATTATGAGCATTATACCTTCCTTTAAAAATTTATCATCGGTAATTTCATCAACCGTATCTTCAAGGGCAAGAAATCCTTCCTTCCTTGTAATTTCAGCAAGGCTTACTATGGTGTCAATGTCTTTTTCTACATCAAATTTTTCATTGATAAATGCTTTCTTCATAACCGGCCTAAGGGTTTTTAGCCTGTCCACTGGAAATGATAAAACAACAGCTCCCACCGTACCACCTATTGTAATACAAAACGAAGGCAAGTTTAAAAATGTTCTAATATCACCTGATGCCATAATTGAAATAGCTATACATCCTACACCAATTATTAATCCGATCCATGTCGATTTTGATCTTGACAATATAAAACCTCCTTCTCAATTGGCTTACCCTACTCTTATGTATCCATGACTGTTCTTCAGTATCCTGCTATAGAAAAACGTATCATACATATTATTGCTGTAGTATGCCTCATTAAAATTTCACTTT is a genomic window of Acidilutibacter cellobiosedens containing:
- a CDS encoding motility protein A, whose protein sequence is MSRSKSTWIGLIIGVGCIAISIMASGDIRTFLNLPSFCITIGGTVGAVVLSFPVDRLKTLRPVMKKAFINEKFDVEKDIDTIVSLAEITRKEGFLALEDTVDEITDDKFLKEGIMLIIDGADKDQLMESLQTEIYFMKQRHKKGWEMLDMIGSEVTSLGLVGTYVGLIPMLINLEDPTKLGPLMAIELVTSFYGAFLAYVIFLPMSKRLKVMNANEVTRKELFIEGLMAIEESQNPKVIRERLTFYMMSKGGKDLRSQQEDKFKIKEVA